One region of Vibrio sp. FE10 genomic DNA includes:
- a CDS encoding type VI secretion system ImpA family N-terminal domain-containing protein, with amino-acid sequence MFSSDFTRRPIDEEKPSGTNPNALDDFTEIKRQINNLNKVTGRVSWRKVQSLSKEILSKNSKDFRCSCYFTVAATHNDGLKGLAEGLSSILDLCVVYWFNAYPEVSKSNARIGAIDWMVEHTEKRIKSIKTSSDDILLIETCHRLCLRIEEELRLHYGIKAPSLGGVRRILKQWVDEHKENEAKLREAASQTRLAAQENRKVAPVTQSAGIKIDVSNSKPTIAPKIDERSTSNYLVIYLLAGFLVLALSSHFLYEQYQLKVLTRKVVSSNIPQLSEIAHSLKYEYASISDDVRPNVVNQLDNLMKDWATNPVKVYEIDALDKLTIDLTKLYPDSSSVLRLRQEFTSQQEKLDSDYMQLHRRFSDARTVFANVIRGSESQNTARAYEYSNSLFPLIGRIEYAEKEKKQKELKKSLRILNVYLHKIKTLESELKTKQP; translated from the coding sequence ATGTTTTCCTCGGATTTCACAAGGCGACCTATTGATGAAGAAAAACCTAGCGGAACTAACCCAAACGCGTTAGATGATTTTACTGAGATAAAGCGTCAAATTAATAACCTAAATAAGGTTACAGGTAGAGTTTCTTGGAGAAAAGTCCAGTCTTTGTCTAAGGAGATTCTCTCCAAAAATAGCAAAGACTTTCGATGTAGTTGCTACTTTACCGTCGCAGCAACGCATAATGATGGTTTAAAAGGTTTAGCCGAGGGGCTTAGCTCAATCTTGGATTTGTGTGTCGTTTATTGGTTCAACGCATATCCTGAAGTAAGCAAATCAAACGCAAGGATCGGTGCGATTGATTGGATGGTTGAGCACACTGAAAAACGGATTAAGAGCATTAAAACTAGCTCTGACGACATTTTGTTGATCGAAACTTGCCACCGTTTATGTTTGAGAATAGAAGAGGAACTTAGGCTCCATTATGGAATAAAAGCACCTTCACTAGGTGGAGTTCGCAGAATCTTAAAACAATGGGTAGATGAACATAAAGAAAACGAAGCGAAGCTCCGTGAAGCGGCAAGTCAAACAAGGCTCGCGGCACAAGAAAATAGAAAGGTAGCCCCTGTTACTCAATCAGCTGGAATTAAAATTGATGTATCTAACAGTAAGCCAACTATTGCTCCCAAAATAGACGAAAGATCAACGTCGAACTATTTAGTGATCTATTTATTAGCTGGGTTTCTTGTACTAGCACTGTCCTCTCACTTCCTTTATGAACAGTACCAATTGAAAGTACTTACAAGAAAAGTAGTTTCATCAAACATCCCTCAGTTAAGTGAAATAGCGCACTCGTTAAAATATGAATATGCTTCAATTTCAGACGATGTGAGACCTAATGTCGTAAACCAATTAGACAACCTAATGAAAGATTGGGCGACTAACCCTGTAAAAGTGTATGAGATTGATGCCCTTGATAAATTGACCATTGACCTAACAAAACTCTACCCAGATTCATCATCAGTTTTACGTTTACGTCAAGAGTTCACCAGTCAGCAAGAAAAATTAGATTCAGATTACATGCAACTTCACCGACGCTTCTCTGATGCAAGAACTGTATTTGCAAATGTGATAAGAGGAAGCGAAAGTCAAAATACAGCGCGTGCTTACGAATACAGTAACTCCCTTTTCCCTTTGATCGGTCGCATTGAGTATGCAGAGAAAGAAAAAAAACAAAAAGAACTTAAGAAATCTCTTCGGATACTCAACGTTTATTTACATAAAATAAAAACCTTGGAATCTGAGCTTAAAACAAAACAACCGTAG